Part of the Pseudomonas sp. P8_241 genome is shown below.
GTCCTGGCGGACGATGAATTCACTGTCGCTGCTGTGCATGCTCGCCTCCTCGTCTCAGACCGTACGGATGCCGGGCGGGTTGCCCTTGATCGCGGTGGCTCGGTAATCATGGGGGTCGAGTCGGCGGATCAGGGCCAACTGCTCAGGGGTGGGGTGCACGGTTTCGTGCAACTGTGCGGACTTGAGCAACGGGAAACCGGTGTTTTCCTGGACCCGCTCGAAACTCACGCCGGGGTGCAACGAACGCACCTGCACCGCACGCTCAGGGCCATTGAAATCCATGACGCACAGGTCGCTGACCACGCAATGGATGTCCATCAAGTCACGACGTGCGCCCTCGGGCCAGCGCTCGGCCTTGAAGCCGACACCGGACACCATGTCCACTTCGCCGCTGACGAACACGCGGGTGTTGTGGCTGGGCACAAAGAACGAGTTGAGGTGGTTGATGCTGTTGCCGGGCAAGCCGCGCACGCCAAGGATCGCGGTCCTGGGCTTTTGATAGTCGCCCACGCAGGACAAGTTGGTCTGGCCCCAGCGGTCGATCTGGGTCGGGCCGATCATCGCGTGACGGCGACCGCCCCAGACGCACTCGAAGACCCGCTCAAAGGACATGTAACCCGAGTAACGCGGCACATAGTCGCCACGCGGGCCCAGCGGGATCGGTTCTTCGACCAGGAACGCCTCGCTGTCGGTCATCAGCAGTTCCGGGCTGTGGGTCAGTTTGGCCAGGCTGGCGCCCAGGCGCGGGATCACGCCCAGACCTGAGGCGATCAGCTCGCCATTGCCGCGCCAGGCCTCGGAGGCCGCGACGATCATCAGTTCAGCGAGGGTGAAATCACAGGTTGCAGACATAGTCGCTAATCCTCAGAACACGGGAAGGGGCAAGACGCCCATGGATTCGGCACCGCCGTTCTGTGCCTGATAGGCCTGCTCGCCACCGGCGACGTAGGTCTGCACATAGTCCTGCCAGCCGTTGTCCGCCTGGCTGCTGGCGACATAGGTTTTCAGGTGCTTGAGGTCCCAGCCGTAGTCGGGAGCGCAGAGTGTCGGATGCGCACCGAGGGGGGCGTGCACCACACCGGTCACCAGATAGCGTTCAAAGGTATTGAAGCGGGCCTGATCGGCAGTCAGTTCCAGGCGCTCTTCAAGACGTTCGCAGGAGACAAAGCACTGCTTGGCGGCGCGAGCGAACAGGTGATCGAAATAAGGGTCCGGCCCGGTCATCAGGCAATTGCCCAGGCGGTCGGCGACGTTGGCATGCAGGAACGCCACGTCGAGGTTGAGGGCCGGCATCGCCAGCAGCACCTCTCCATCGGCATAGGGCGACTGGATGGTCTTGATTTCAGGATTGAGCCGCGTCACATCAGTGGCCAGGCCACAACGGGTCGGCAGGAACGGCAAGCGCATGCCGGCGGCGCGCAGGCCCCACTGGAACATGCCTTCGTCGAGCTCCATCAGCTCCAGTTCGCCGGCTTCGCGGGCCTTGCGGTAGTAGGGTTCCAGCGGAATGGCATCAAGGGTGGCGAAACCGAACACCAGCTTCTTGACCTTGCCGGCGGCGCAAAGCATGCCGACTTCAGGGCCGCCGTAGGCGACCACGGTCAGGTCCTTGACCGGTGAGCGCAGGATCTCGCGCACGATGGCCATCGGCTTGCGCCGCGGACCCCAGCCGCCGAAACCGATGGTCATGCCATCGCGCAGTTGAGCGACCGCATCGGCCGCTGTCAGTTGTTTGTTCATGATGATTTTTCCTTACTGTTGGCCGACCGAAAAGTCGTGCCCCCAAATGCTCACGCGAGTGAATTCGAATGCCGAGTGCTCGGCCCAGTCGACCTGCAATCCGCCAAAGCCGTATTCCAGATCGAAACCGGACGGCGTCTTCATGTAGAAACTGGTCATGCGATCGTTCAGGTGCTGTCCGAGGGTGGCCGAGAGGGTCACGTCATGGGCGTGCAAACGGTCATGGGCACGACCGACTTCGGTCATCGAATCGACCTCCACCATCACGTGCACGCAACCTGACGGCACCGGGTACTCGGCCAGGGCCAGACTGTGGTGGCGGGCGTTCTGGCAATGCAGGAAGTGAATGCGGATAGGCGGCGCCGACGGGTCGGGGCGGAAGTTGAAAATGTCCGACAGCTTGAAGCCCAGCACATCCTTGGCGAAAGCCAGAGTGGCGTCGAAATTCGGTGCCGGCAGCACCGTGTGGCCCAGCCCCATGTCGCCAGTGATGAAACGCGGCACGCCTTGAGGCGAAACAAACGGCAGACAGTCGGAGCGGTGGCCCCAGCTCAGTTCATGGCAGTTGCCGGAGGGATCGGTGACCTTGACCAGCGCCTGTACGCCGCGCTGGTCGATCTCGGCGGCAGAGCCCGGCTGCCATTCGATGCCGGCCGCGCTCAGGTGCTCGAGTGCGGCCCGGAATGCCGGCTCGTTGGCCAGCTCCCAACCGGACGCCAGATAGCGCGCCTCGCTGCCTTCGACGATCAGCATGCGAAACGGACGCTCGTCCATTTTCACGTACAAGCCACCGCCCGGCGCTGACTGTACCTGCATGCCCAGCACGTCTTCGGCGTAACGCTGCCAATGGCTGAGGTTTTCGATCTGCGAGACGAAATAGCTCAAACCGCGAATGTCGATCATGCCTGGGTCCTCGTTGGCTGAATGGCTTACGTGGCAGGCATTGTGCTAAGCGCCACCTTGCACTTCATCGTCCGTTGAGACTAAGCACCCTGCTGGAGCCCGACTTGCCGGCGAAGGTGACTTCAAGAACGCCTTCGCCGGCAAGCCGGGCTCCTACAGCGCGAAGCCCCGATGACGTGGTGCCCTAGTCCGTTTTAATGATTCGAGCACCGTTGCCAACGCCTCAGACTGGCGCATCCATCCGCTTTGCAGAGACAACCCCCATGGAGTTCGCTTTTACCGAAGAACACCTGATGATTCGCGACAGTGCCGAGCGCTTTCTCGCCCAGGTCAGTGACACACATGCCGTGCGCGCTGCCATGAATCGCCCTGACGCGCATGACCCCGAGGTCTGGCGGCGAATCGGCCAGGAGTTGTACTGGCCGGCGCTGATGGTGCCCGAGCGTTTTGGTGGTATGGGCCTGGGGTTTGTCGAGCTGGCGATCCTGCTGGAACAAAGTGGCCGCTACCTGCTCGGTTCGCCGCTTTTCGCTACCGCGTGCCTGGCCACCCCAGCGCTGTTGCTGGGACACAACGAGGCCGTGCAGACGTATTGGCTGGGGGCGATTGCCGGCGGCGAAACCCGCGCCACCCTGGCCTTCGCCAGTGTTCCGGGACTGGAGGCTTGCAGCGTGCAAGCCGTGGCCGCGCCACGCCCGGGAGGCTGGACCCTTGACGGCCAGTACGCACAAGTCATCGATGGCGCCTCGGCCGACCTGCTGATCGTCGCCGCCCGCGCCCCCGGTACTCAGGGCCAACAGGGCATCAGCCTGTTCGTCTTGCCGGGCGATACGCCGGGCGTGATCCGCACCCCCCTGGCCACCCTCGACCAGACCCGCCGCCTGGCACGCATCGAACTGCATCAGGTGCAGGTCAGCGAGGCGCAGCTGCTTTGCGGCCCCGAACAAGGCTGGACAGTGCTGCGCGACACCTTGTTGATCGCCGCCATCGGCCTTGCCGCCGAGCAGACCGGCGGCGCACAACAGGCCCTGGACCTGACCCTGGCGTACATCGCCGAACGCCGGCAATTCAAACGCACCATTGCCAGCTTCCAGGCGATCAAGCACCGCTGCGCCGACATGATGCTGCAAGTCGAATGCGCCCGGTCGGCGGCCTACTATGCCGCTTGCGTGGCCCAGGAACGCCTCGACCCGAATGGCGATGTGGCGGTGACCGAGGAGCTTGAGCAGGCCGCCGCCACCGCGAAGATCCATGCCAGCGAGGCGTTTTTCCACTGCGCCGCCGAGTCGATCCAGCTGCACGGCGGCGTCGGCTTCACCTGGGAATACGACCCACACCTGTACTTCAAACGTGCCCGCGCCGGCGAGCAGCTGTTGGGCAACCCGGCATTGCACCGCGAGCGTCTGGCCGCGCATCTTTTGGGAGAACAAGCATGAAAATCGGTTTCAGTCGTGCCGACGAAGCGTTCCGCGAAGAGGTCGCCCGGTGGATGGCCGAGCACCTGAGCGGCGCGTTCGCGCCCTTGCGCTTTCGCGGGGGACCGGGGGATGAACACAGCTTTCCCGAAGAACGCAAAGCCTGGGAACGCGAGTTGGCGGCCGGTGGCTGGATCGGTGTCGGCTGGTCGAAAGAACACGGCGGACGCGGACTGTCGATCAGCCAGCAGGTCATCTTCCACGAGGAATATGCCCGTGCCGGTGGCCCCGGACGCATGGGCCATATCGGCGAAGGCCTGGTCGGCCCGACCCTCGCCGCCTTCGGTACCCCGTCCCAGCAGCAGCGCCTGTTGCCCGGCATTCTCGATGGCAGCCAGTTCTGGTGCCAGGGCTACTCGGAACCGGGCGCGGGTTCCGACCTTGCCAATGTACAGACTCGGGCGAAACTCGATGCCACGGGCGAGCACTGGCTGATCAGCGGGCAAAAGGTCTGGACCTCCCTGGCCCACGAGGCCGACTGGTGTTTCGTACTGGCGCGCACCGAACCTGGCAGCCAAGGGCATCACGGTTTGTCGTTCCTGCTGGTGCCGATGGCCCAGGACAGCATCCGCGTGCAACCGATCCAGCAACTGACCGGCACCAGTGAATTCAACGAAGTGTTCTTCGACCAGACCGTCACCCATGCTGACAACCTGATCGGCCAACCGGGTGATGGCTGGAAGATCGCCATGGCGCTGCTGGGTTTTGAGCGTGGCGTATCGACGCTGGGCCAGCAGATGCAGTTCCACAACGAACTCGACGAAATCATCCGTATCGCCCGCGCCAACGGTGCTGCCCGCGATCCATTGCTGCGCCAGCGCATCGCCCAGGCCTGGGCCGGTCTCAAGGTATTGCGCTACAACTCGCTGCGTATGCTTTCAGGTCCGCAAGACGGCAACCTGGGGCGTGAAGCGATGATCTACAAACTGGCCTGGTCCACCTGGCACAGCGACCTGGGAAAACTGGCCATGGACGTGCTGGGCGATGCCGGGGAAATCCTCGACGCCGCGCCCTACCAGCTCAGCCGCCTGCAGTCGCTGTTTCTGTTCACCCGCTCGGATACCATTTACGGTGGCAGTAACGAGATTCAGCGCAATGTGATTGCCGAGCGGGCCCTGGGTATGCCCCGAGAGCCGCGGGTGAGCGCATGATCTGAACACCATCAAAAACCTGTAGGAGCGAGCTTGCTCGCGATGGAGGTCAACGATGACGCGGGAATCCTGACACCTCGCGGTGCTCTCAGGTTTATCGCGAGCAAGCTCGCTCCTACAGAGCCCGCCGCCATCGCGCCATCCATGGCCGGGGCCGGCCGGCCTGGTCGGCAGCTCGTGCACATTTCCCGTAGGAGCTGCCGAAGGCTGCGATCTTTTGATCTTGCTTGGCTTTGGCTTTTGATCTTGATCCACCCGCCCCGTTTCCAGAGGCCGAACGCAGGCGTTGCGCAGTGGGCATCCCGGCATGGATGCCGGGATAGCCGCGCACGGCCATGGATGGCCGATCGCGGCGGGCCCACGGAGCAATGCCGGAGTGAGGGCACCCCGAGCCTCAGCGAGGGGCCGAATGGTGGGGCAAGACTTTTTGGTTACTTTTGAGGCGTTCGGTACGTGTCAAGGTACCTGTCGTCTTGCTCCCACAGGTAACGCGTACAGCCGCAAAACCCAGGCTAGCTGGAAGGTGCGCGCCAAAAGGGGTATACCGTCGCGCAAGCAAAAGGGCGGCACCTGCACGGGCCGCCCTGATTATTCAACGCACGCGAATCTTCGGATCATCCGCCCCACGGCGCAGATTTTTGAGGAAGCCTTCCAACGGCGCCGGTTCGGCAATCTGCGGCAAGGCGTCCTTGTCCGGACGCTGCGCCCAGAACGCATCCCACGACGGAAACAGCTCATGGAAGCTGCCAGCGTACGGCTCGCGCCCCGGCCAGCGCATTTTCAGGCCGCCGATCGGAGGTTTGTTCAGGTCAGTCGCGTACCAGTAGCACGGCAAGCGGCGACGGAAACACCAGCGCCCGTCGATCCGCTCGTAGTCGTCCCAGTACAGCATCTGCATGATCACCCACTCCGGCCCGGTCTCATGTTCGTTCTTGGAATAGACCACGCCGGTGGCGTGATCGGCATCGCTGAACTCGATGATGTGCTGGCCCAGGTGATGAGACGTGCCATGGAACTGCTTGCGCATGGTTTCGTCCAGCCACGCCTTGAGGTGCGCGCGACCGCTCTTGTCGCGGCCCACGCGCACGTCCGGGGCGAAGCAGTTGGCCATGGCATCCATGTCACGCATGTCCAGCGCCAGGGCGTACTTGCCCGCCAGTTGGCGGATCGCGTCCAGCGACTCCAGGCGGTCGATACGCTCAAGCAGCGCGGCGGATTCCAGGCCCATCAGTCGAGCACCGTATACAGGTCCGAACCGCGTCCGCCGTCCACCGCCAGGCTGGCGCCGGTGACATACGAAGCCTCATCGCTGGCCAGGAACAGGATGGCGTTGGCCAACTCAACCGGCAGGCCGACCCGTTTCATCGGGATGACTTTTTCAGTGTTGCTGCGAGTCTTGGCGTCGCCGAGCATGCCGGCAGTGGCCGGGGTGTCGACCACGCCTGGGATGATCACGTTGCAACGAATATTGTTCGGTGCACCTTCGCTGGCCGCCGCCCGGCTGAAGTTGATCACAGCCGCCTTGGCCGCCGAGTAGCCGGCCATCCACGCCGTGCCGAACAGGCCGCAGATCGACGCGATGTTGACGATCGAACCACCGCCCTGCGCTTTCATCAACTGCATCGCGGTGCGGGTGCCCCAGAAAGTGCCGTCGACGGTGGTGGCGAAGTTGGCGTGCCAGTCGGCGGTGGTCATCGTGTCGATGCCGCCCCAGGTGTAGGCCATCGCGTTGTTGACCAGAATGTCCAGGCGACCGTGGCGTTGCGCGGTGGCTTGCAGCGCACCGACGTAGGCCTGTTCGTCGCTGACATCGGCCACGGCGATCTCGGCCCGCCCGCCCTGGGCACGGATTTTTTCCTGCACGCCTTGCAACGGCTCGATGCGACGCCCGCACAACACCACCGTTGCACCTTCTTCGGCGAAGCGCAGTGCAGTGGCTTCGCCGATGCCGGAACCGGCGCCGGTGACGAAGGCGATTTTTCCTTGTAAACGCTTGCTCATGGGTGACTCCCTGATCAGATAAAGGCCATGCCGCCGTTGACGGCAACGTTCTGCCCGGTCATGAAACTGGCGTCTTCGCTGGCCAGGAACACCGCGACCCGGGCGATTTCGTCGGTCTCGCACATGCGCCCCAGCGGCACATTCTTGAGCAGCGCTTCCATGTATTCGTCAGGGATGCCGGCCATCATCGGCGTGTTGGTCGGCCCCGGCACCAGGGTGTTGACGCGGATGCCGCTGGCCGCCAGCTCACGGGCGATCGAACGGGTCAGGCCCATCACCCCGGCTTTCGAAGCGCAATAGTGGCTTGGACCTTCACCGGTCAGCGCAGCGGTGCTGGAGAGGTTGATGATCGCGCCCTTGCGGCCCCCCTTGACCATCAGTTTTGCGCCCTCACGACAGCACAGAAAGGTGCCACCCATATTCACGCCGATCACCCGCGCCCAGCTCTCGTCCGGGGTTTCGAGGAAGCTGTCCAGTCCGCCCACGCCGGCGTTGTTGACCAGGATGTCGAGGCCGCCGAAGTGCTGCTCGGTCTGCCCCATCGCATCGGCTACGGAGGCGCTGTCACCGACGTTGCAGGACAGGGCCAGGACCTTGTCGCCCAAGTCTGCCAGGCTCTCGGCCAGTGCCGCCTGGTTGAGGTCGACAGCTACCACTTTGGCGCCTTCGGCGACAAAACCACGCACGATGGCCTGGCCCATGCCCTGTGCCGCACCGGTCACAAAGGCCACTTTGTTGAGTAACTTCATAGCAATCTCCGAATGTGCAAATACGCTGCGCCCCCTGCCCTTGCAGTGGCGCCGTCCCCTGCATGATTAGCGGCAGGCACCCGGGCACACATCGTCCGATGGGACTACCGCCGCGTGGTCTGAACGGACGATGTGAACACGCCGATCAAAGCCCAGCATTCGCAAGGCGCGCACCACGCCAGGCGCTGTGCTCCCCTTCAACCTGCTGCAGCGCCTGGCGCGGCTGCGCTTCATGAATCCGCCATCAATGGAGAACCCCATGAACCAACCCGTAGATTTGCCCCTGCCCGTCGGCCATTACGCGAGCCTGCCAAACAGCCTGCGCCTGCACTATCTGGATGAGGGCGCCGGCCCCGTGGTGCTGTGGCTGCACGGCAGCGGGCCGGGCGCCAGTGGCTTCAGCAACTTCAAGGGCAACTATCCGCAAATGGTCGCCGCGGGCTATCGCAACATCGTGCTCGACCTTCCGGGTTTCGGCCGCTCGGACAAACCCGAAGATGTGCAGTACAACCTGGATTTCTTCGTCGATTGCGTGGCGGCGTTCCTCGAGGCCATCGGTGTGCAACGTTGCACGATCCTGGGGAACTCGCTGGGCGGCGCCATCGCCCTGGGGCTGGCCCTGCGCTTGCCACAATTGCCGCAGAGCCTGATCCTGCTGGCGCCGGGCGGTGTCGAGGAGCGGGAAACCTACTTCAAGATGGAAGGCATCGTGCGCATGGTCACCCTGTTCGCCGCGGGGCCTATCGGGATGGAGGAGATGCGCAGCATGATGAGCCTGCAGTTGTTCGATGCGTCGATCCTGCCGGAGAGCCTGCTGCAAGAGCGCGTGGCGGTGGCGGTCACCCAGCCGAAG
Proteins encoded:
- a CDS encoding acyl-CoA dehydrogenase family protein; translation: MKIGFSRADEAFREEVARWMAEHLSGAFAPLRFRGGPGDEHSFPEERKAWERELAAGGWIGVGWSKEHGGRGLSISQQVIFHEEYARAGGPGRMGHIGEGLVGPTLAAFGTPSQQQRLLPGILDGSQFWCQGYSEPGAGSDLANVQTRAKLDATGEHWLISGQKVWTSLAHEADWCFVLARTEPGSQGHHGLSFLLVPMAQDSIRVQPIQQLTGTSEFNEVFFDQTVTHADNLIGQPGDGWKIAMALLGFERGVSTLGQQMQFHNELDEIIRIARANGAARDPLLRQRIAQAWAGLKVLRYNSLRMLSGPQDGNLGREAMIYKLAWSTWHSDLGKLAMDVLGDAGEILDAAPYQLSRLQSLFLFTRSDTIYGGSNEIQRNVIAERALGMPREPRVSA
- a CDS encoding acyl-CoA dehydrogenase family protein; protein product: MEFAFTEEHLMIRDSAERFLAQVSDTHAVRAAMNRPDAHDPEVWRRIGQELYWPALMVPERFGGMGLGFVELAILLEQSGRYLLGSPLFATACLATPALLLGHNEAVQTYWLGAIAGGETRATLAFASVPGLEACSVQAVAAPRPGGWTLDGQYAQVIDGASADLLIVAARAPGTQGQQGISLFVLPGDTPGVIRTPLATLDQTRRLARIELHQVQVSEAQLLCGPEQGWTVLRDTLLIAAIGLAAEQTGGAQQALDLTLAYIAERRQFKRTIASFQAIKHRCADMMLQVECARSAAYYAACVAQERLDPNGDVAVTEELEQAAATAKIHASEAFFHCAAESIQLHGGVGFTWEYDPHLYFKRARAGEQLLGNPALHRERLAAHLLGEQA
- a CDS encoding 3-oxoacyl-ACP reductase family protein, which gives rise to MKLLNKVAFVTGAAQGMGQAIVRGFVAEGAKVVAVDLNQAALAESLADLGDKVLALSCNVGDSASVADAMGQTEQHFGGLDILVNNAGVGGLDSFLETPDESWARVIGVNMGGTFLCCREGAKLMVKGGRKGAIINLSSTAALTGEGPSHYCASKAGVMGLTRSIARELAASGIRVNTLVPGPTNTPMMAGIPDEYMEALLKNVPLGRMCETDEIARVAVFLASEDASFMTGQNVAVNGGMAFI
- a CDS encoding SDR family NAD(P)-dependent oxidoreductase; the encoded protein is MSKRLQGKIAFVTGAGSGIGEATALRFAEEGATVVLCGRRIEPLQGVQEKIRAQGGRAEIAVADVSDEQAYVGALQATAQRHGRLDILVNNAMAYTWGGIDTMTTADWHANFATTVDGTFWGTRTAMQLMKAQGGGSIVNIASICGLFGTAWMAGYSAAKAAVINFSRAAASEGAPNNIRCNVIIPGVVDTPATAGMLGDAKTRSNTEKVIPMKRVGLPVELANAILFLASDEASYVTGASLAVDGGRGSDLYTVLD
- a CDS encoding CoA transferase subunit A, whose product is MNKQLTAADAVAQLRDGMTIGFGGWGPRRKPMAIVREILRSPVKDLTVVAYGGPEVGMLCAAGKVKKLVFGFATLDAIPLEPYYRKAREAGELELMELDEGMFQWGLRAAGMRLPFLPTRCGLATDVTRLNPEIKTIQSPYADGEVLLAMPALNLDVAFLHANVADRLGNCLMTGPDPYFDHLFARAAKQCFVSCERLEERLELTADQARFNTFERYLVTGVVHAPLGAHPTLCAPDYGWDLKHLKTYVASSQADNGWQDYVQTYVAGGEQAYQAQNGGAESMGVLPLPVF
- a CDS encoding ketoacid CoA transferase, with the protein product MSATCDFTLAELMIVAASEAWRGNGELIASGLGVIPRLGASLAKLTHSPELLMTDSEAFLVEEPIPLGPRGDYVPRYSGYMSFERVFECVWGGRRHAMIGPTQIDRWGQTNLSCVGDYQKPRTAILGVRGLPGNSINHLNSFFVPSHNTRVFVSGEVDMVSGVGFKAERWPEGARRDLMDIHCVVSDLCVMDFNGPERAVQVRSLHPGVSFERVQENTGFPLLKSAQLHETVHPTPEQLALIRRLDPHDYRATAIKGNPPGIRTV
- a CDS encoding alpha/beta fold hydrolase yields the protein MNQPVDLPLPVGHYASLPNSLRLHYLDEGAGPVVLWLHGSGPGASGFSNFKGNYPQMVAAGYRNIVLDLPGFGRSDKPEDVQYNLDFFVDCVAAFLEAIGVQRCTILGNSLGGAIALGLALRLPQLPQSLILLAPGGVEERETYFKMEGIVRMVTLFAAGPIGMEEMRSMMSLQLFDASILPESLLQERVAVAVTQPKNLFSTMMVQNMEARLGEIQCPILGFWGNNDHFNPISGAQRIIDGAPNARFIVLNRCGHWVQVEHRELFNRSCIEFLQHG
- a CDS encoding nuclear transport factor 2 family protein, which encodes MESAALLERIDRLESLDAIRQLAGKYALALDMRDMDAMANCFAPDVRVGRDKSGRAHLKAWLDETMRKQFHGTSHHLGQHIIEFSDADHATGVVYSKNEHETGPEWVIMQMLYWDDYERIDGRWCFRRRLPCYWYATDLNKPPIGGLKMRWPGREPYAGSFHELFPSWDAFWAQRPDKDALPQIAEPAPLEGFLKNLRRGADDPKIRVR
- a CDS encoding VOC family protein, with translation MIDIRGLSYFVSQIENLSHWQRYAEDVLGMQVQSAPGGGLYVKMDERPFRMLIVEGSEARYLASGWELANEPAFRAALEHLSAAGIEWQPGSAAEIDQRGVQALVKVTDPSGNCHELSWGHRSDCLPFVSPQGVPRFITGDMGLGHTVLPAPNFDATLAFAKDVLGFKLSDIFNFRPDPSAPPIRIHFLHCQNARHHSLALAEYPVPSGCVHVMVEVDSMTEVGRAHDRLHAHDVTLSATLGQHLNDRMTSFYMKTPSGFDLEYGFGGLQVDWAEHSAFEFTRVSIWGHDFSVGQQ